From a single Streptomyces sp. 1331.2 genomic region:
- a CDS encoding RDD family protein — protein MTDRPFADGGDPAVAPGPGYYPDPSIPGFVRYWGGSAWVPGTSRLAPAEGEVLVPPRYATRRSGAAVPPARAVPPPVVPAVAAPGSGPEAVAVPEAVSEPEAVSGPEPEPEAEAGSGQRPETLMPAGGGDTGPVYFDQTSGGASFVFGPRVAEVIGGPVFRTVGSVAEPVSGESGESGWQADPRAQRGLAETGDVPRWVSWGVLPGAPEAEEGRAEPERAAVAVEVAAAAAPAMAVAVRETSAASAPSSGSVASATASGSVAAVSPTPLVEASGAVPVVKAEPAAVAPTTPMPAVPRPAREATVRRRPAASAPAAVPAGLGRRLAARVVDTLVLLVVAVAAGIPLGRSVSDHLQEKLDQARMASALTRRQVQVWLVDDVVLGKIAVLIGILLFAGLLYEVLPIARTGQTFGKRLVGIRVVDATAPTARGRLSLGRSLLRWAVRQLGTVLLLGLVWPVADRPARRGWQDRAARTRVVRG, from the coding sequence ATGACGGACCGCCCCTTCGCCGACGGCGGCGACCCGGCCGTCGCACCCGGACCGGGGTACTACCCCGACCCCTCCATCCCCGGCTTCGTCCGGTACTGGGGCGGCTCGGCCTGGGTGCCCGGCACCAGTCGGCTCGCGCCCGCCGAGGGCGAGGTGCTGGTGCCGCCCCGGTACGCGACCCGGCGCAGCGGGGCGGCAGTGCCGCCGGCCCGGGCGGTGCCGCCGCCGGTGGTTCCTGCGGTGGCGGCCCCGGGGTCCGGGCCGGAGGCGGTGGCGGTCCCGGAGGCGGTTTCGGAGCCGGAGGCGGTCTCGGGGCCGGAGCCGGAGCCGGAGGCGGAAGCGGGTTCTGGGCAGAGGCCGGAGACCCTGATGCCGGCGGGTGGGGGTGACACCGGGCCGGTGTACTTCGACCAGACCTCGGGCGGGGCGTCCTTCGTGTTCGGGCCCCGGGTGGCGGAGGTCATCGGCGGGCCGGTGTTCCGTACGGTCGGGTCGGTGGCCGAGCCGGTGTCCGGGGAGTCCGGGGAGTCCGGCTGGCAGGCCGATCCGCGGGCCCAGCGGGGGCTGGCGGAGACCGGGGACGTGCCGCGCTGGGTCTCCTGGGGGGTGCTTCCGGGGGCGCCCGAGGCGGAGGAGGGGCGCGCGGAACCGGAGCGCGCTGCGGTTGCCGTGGAGGTGGCCGCGGCCGCTGCGCCGGCCATGGCCGTGGCGGTGCGGGAGACTTCGGCGGCCTCGGCGCCCTCGTCAGGCTCGGTGGCCTCGGCGACCGCGTCAGGCTCGGTGGCCGCGGTGTCCCCGACGCCCCTCGTCGAGGCCTCGGGCGCAGTGCCCGTGGTCAAGGCGGAGCCCGCGGCGGTCGCCCCCACCACGCCGATGCCCGCCGTGCCGCGACCGGCCCGGGAGGCCACCGTCCGGCGCCGGCCCGCCGCCTCCGCGCCCGCCGCCGTGCCGGCCGGATTGGGGCGGCGGCTGGCCGCACGGGTGGTGGACACCCTCGTGCTGCTGGTGGTCGCCGTCGCCGCCGGGATCCCGCTCGGCCGCTCGGTGTCCGACCACCTCCAGGAGAAACTCGACCAGGCCCGGATGGCCAGCGCCCTCACCCGCCGCCAGGTCCAGGTCTGGCTCGTGGACGACGTCGTGCTGGGCAAGATCGCCGTACTGATCGGCATCCTGCTGTTCGCCGGTCTGCTGTACGAGGTGCTGCCGATCGCGCGGACCGGCCAGACCTTCGGCAAGCGGCTGGTCGGGATCCGAGTGGTGGACGCAACCGCCCCCACCGCCCGCGGCAGGTTGAGCCTCGGCCGTTCGCTGCTCCGCTGGGCCGTCCGGCAGCTGGGTACCGTGCTGCTGCTCGGCCTGGTCTGGCCGGTGGCCGACCGTCCGGCACGGCGGGGCTGGCAGGACCGCGCGGCCCGGACCCGGGTGGTGCGCGGCTGA
- a CDS encoding RDD family protein, translated as MSDHDPSGPQPEGGGKPSFDKQSPQPGGGTPEGEPSGPTPSNGPAETPSGGPGAYQGTYGGTPYPGPNRDQNPYGEAPSGESPYGRPPQDQPPPGYGYGPGTYGGPGTGPVPGMPPIGTWPKRILARLIDYVLMQAVGVIVVAPFTDLSERNGSAEAFWIGCALYLIYDALMTSRDGQTLGKKAVKVRVAMLVDGSTPTQSAAWTRAAVFILPAVLCCAAIWWIVDGIFGVFDKPYRQCIHDKVAKTVVVTTEV; from the coding sequence ATGAGCGACCACGACCCCTCAGGCCCCCAGCCGGAGGGGGGCGGCAAGCCCTCCTTCGACAAGCAGTCCCCGCAGCCCGGCGGCGGAACGCCGGAAGGCGAGCCGTCGGGCCCGACCCCGTCCAACGGCCCGGCGGAGACCCCGTCCGGCGGCCCCGGCGCGTACCAGGGCACCTACGGCGGCACCCCGTACCCCGGGCCGAACCGCGATCAGAACCCGTACGGCGAAGCCCCGTCCGGGGAGTCCCCGTACGGCCGACCGCCGCAGGACCAGCCGCCGCCCGGGTACGGCTACGGCCCCGGCACGTACGGCGGCCCCGGCACCGGGCCCGTCCCCGGCATGCCGCCGATCGGCACCTGGCCCAAGCGGATCCTCGCCCGGCTCATCGACTACGTCCTCATGCAGGCCGTCGGCGTGATCGTGGTGGCTCCCTTCACCGACCTCAGCGAGCGCAACGGCTCGGCCGAGGCGTTCTGGATCGGCTGCGCCCTCTACCTCATCTACGACGCCCTGATGACCAGCCGGGACGGCCAGACCCTCGGCAAGAAGGCGGTGAAGGTCCGCGTCGCCATGCTCGTCGACGGGAGCACGCCCACCCAGTCCGCCGCCTGGACCCGCGCCGCGGTGTTCATCCTCCCGGCCGTGCTCTGCTGCGCCGCGATCTGGTGGATCGTCGACGGGATCTTCGGCGTCTTCGACAAGCCGTACCGGCAGTGCATCCACGACAAGGTCGCGAAGACCGTGGTGGTCACCACGGAGGTCTGA
- a CDS encoding endonuclease V has translation MPIPADWPTTEAEALAEQQRLRPLVQAHDDTDDPDDGTGVPGVPGRLIAGVDVAYDDDHDLVAAAAVLLDRDTLEVVEQATAVGRIAFPYIPGLLAFRELPAVLDALAALTRTPDTVVCDGYGLAHPRRLGLASHLGVLTGLRTLGVAKTPFTFEHHEPDAPRGSTAPLTDPATGEEVGRAVRTRPGVKPVYVSVGHRIDLDTAVRTTLHLASRYRLPETTRHADSLCRRALAEALAEGRAEAHDSRTTAN, from the coding sequence GTGCCCATCCCCGCCGACTGGCCCACCACCGAGGCCGAGGCACTCGCCGAACAGCAGCGGCTGCGCCCGCTCGTCCAGGCCCACGACGACACCGACGACCCCGACGACGGTACCGGTGTTCCGGGCGTCCCCGGCCGGCTGATCGCCGGCGTGGACGTCGCCTACGACGACGACCACGACCTCGTCGCCGCCGCAGCCGTCCTGCTCGACCGAGACACCCTGGAGGTCGTCGAACAGGCCACCGCCGTCGGCCGGATCGCCTTCCCCTACATCCCCGGGCTCCTCGCCTTCCGCGAACTCCCCGCCGTCCTCGACGCCCTGGCCGCCCTCACCCGCACCCCCGACACGGTCGTCTGTGACGGCTACGGCCTCGCCCACCCCCGCCGCCTCGGCCTCGCCAGCCACCTCGGCGTCCTCACCGGGCTGCGCACCCTCGGCGTCGCCAAGACCCCCTTCACCTTCGAGCACCACGAGCCCGACGCACCCCGCGGCTCCACCGCCCCGCTCACCGACCCCGCCACCGGCGAGGAAGTCGGCCGCGCCGTACGGACCCGCCCCGGCGTCAAACCCGTCTACGTCTCCGTCGGCCACCGGATCGACCTCGACACCGCCGTCCGCACCACCCTCCACCTCGCCTCCCGCTACCGCCTCCCCGAAACCACCCGGCACGCCGACTCCCTCTGCCGCCGCGCCCTCGCCGAAGCCCTCGCCGAAGGCCGCGCCGAAGCCCACGACAGCCGGACGACCGCGAACTGA
- a CDS encoding WXG100 family type VII secretion target, with protein sequence MVYTDFTKYSHAQLRTMAQALDPGAVMAAGDPWRNAADTLKQIRLALTKASTEAATTWEGTTSNAFHTRMLNLAASINNAAAYANDAANILHNVSEAMAKAKHDMPEEPGNWDSFKDHVADGVSSLFGDGDDDHIPIANRKKAEAAAIMQTLAMHYRIATPALKAPPPYDPKKPPVNPGGRDDFDDQTPGDQSAVAAVGGVMAGTGAGNLTSAGGVVGKSAVAPADPRGRSVSTGGAAPKPSTVSRGTPVPSEPGITGGTVKATGKPGPANFGAGTAVDGVTIVPQPMTGGSKPAGVTGAPTLIGSGPQIGAGPTWFGLGKGEPVPGLFGGGREKQVAVERGVSGRGGEPVGPGSGPRGSAKAAEGIHGGSPGVAGPGTARTGGTVVGKGEPAVPGGKVPVREAAPGGKRAFTEGGSGLGQRGRLRAESAGASGAAAGPAVPFGGAHGRAADKEKGRTRPDYLVEDEETWASEEVANPDVVK encoded by the coding sequence ATGGTCTACACCGACTTCACCAAGTACAGCCACGCCCAGCTCCGCACGATGGCGCAGGCCCTCGACCCCGGCGCGGTGATGGCGGCCGGCGACCCCTGGCGAAACGCCGCCGACACCCTCAAGCAGATCCGCCTCGCCCTCACCAAGGCCAGCACCGAAGCCGCCACCACCTGGGAAGGCACCACCAGCAACGCCTTCCACACCCGCATGCTCAACCTGGCCGCCAGCATCAACAACGCCGCCGCCTACGCCAACGACGCGGCCAACATCCTCCACAACGTCTCCGAGGCCATGGCCAAGGCCAAACACGACATGCCCGAGGAACCCGGCAACTGGGACAGCTTCAAGGACCACGTCGCCGACGGCGTCTCCTCCCTCTTCGGCGACGGCGACGACGACCACATCCCCATCGCCAACCGCAAGAAGGCCGAAGCCGCCGCCATCATGCAGACCCTCGCCATGCACTACCGCATCGCGACCCCGGCCCTGAAGGCTCCACCGCCCTACGACCCGAAGAAGCCGCCGGTGAATCCCGGCGGACGGGATGACTTCGACGACCAGACCCCGGGCGATCAGAGCGCAGTTGCCGCCGTGGGCGGCGTGATGGCCGGTACGGGAGCAGGCAACCTGACCTCGGCCGGAGGCGTTGTGGGTAAATCCGCAGTTGCCCCTGCAGATCCCCGGGGCCGCAGCGTGAGCACCGGCGGGGCCGCTCCGAAGCCGTCGACAGTTTCACGAGGCACCCCGGTTCCATCGGAACCGGGGATCACGGGCGGGACGGTCAAGGCTACGGGGAAGCCCGGCCCCGCCAACTTCGGTGCAGGAACCGCTGTCGATGGTGTGACCATCGTTCCGCAGCCGATGACGGGCGGGTCAAAGCCGGCCGGAGTGACGGGTGCACCAACCCTCATCGGATCCGGGCCTCAGATCGGCGCTGGTCCCACTTGGTTCGGGCTTGGAAAGGGAGAGCCAGTACCAGGGCTGTTCGGTGGCGGACGAGAGAAGCAGGTGGCCGTGGAGCGGGGGGTCAGTGGCCGAGGCGGCGAGCCGGTCGGCCCTGGATCCGGTCCGCGAGGATCCGCAAAGGCCGCTGAGGGTATCCATGGCGGAAGTCCCGGCGTAGCGGGCCCTGGAACCGCGCGGACAGGCGGAACGGTGGTCGGTAAGGGCGAGCCGGCGGTACCAGGAGGAAAGGTGCCGGTGAGGGAAGCGGCCCCGGGCGGCAAACGGGCCTTCACCGAGGGTGGGTCCGGTCTGGGGCAGCGCGGTCGGCTCCGGGCGGAGTCGGCGGGTGCCTCCGGGGCCGCAGCAGGCCCGGCAGTGCCGTTCGGCGGTGCTCACGGGCGCGCCGCGGACAAGGAGAAGGGGCGCACGCGACCGGACTACCTGGTGGAGGACGAGGAGACCTGGGCGTCGGAGGAGGTCGCCAATCCCGACGTGGTGAAATGA
- a CDS encoding S8 family serine peptidase — MGDWQLRRGMAALAAGGLVAAIGTGPACADSARDAQWVLSDYRASSVLWPESQGNGVTVAVIDSGVMKDHQDLVGQVVAGADFTGEGTDGTVDKDGHGTGMASLVAGHGHGDNAGIMGLAPKAKILPVRVSWSTEGAMAQSGLAKGIRFAVDHGAKVINMSIGGYSGTDQETRTAVKYAVDHDVVLVASTGNSGQQAAPVEYPAAYPGVVAVGAVDRQGHLWEKSTYGPETTLAGPGAEIYRASAKSSTGYGVANGTSDASAYVSATAALIRAKNPNLSAGQVINRMIKSATPASDGATVPNDRYGYGILDPAKALAANPGVDNGPRENPLVGRHESQGAPPADDSTDEAVAPGADGGGSSGSGTAVVVGAAAAGGVLVLGLSVFAVVRGRRRRW, encoded by the coding sequence TTGGGTGACTGGCAGCTTCGGCGTGGGATGGCTGCGCTGGCGGCAGGGGGTCTGGTCGCCGCGATCGGAACAGGCCCGGCCTGTGCGGACAGCGCCCGTGACGCGCAGTGGGTGTTGTCCGACTATCGAGCCAGTAGCGTGTTGTGGCCGGAATCGCAGGGCAACGGTGTCACGGTCGCCGTCATCGACAGCGGTGTCATGAAGGACCACCAGGACCTGGTCGGCCAGGTCGTCGCCGGTGCGGACTTCACTGGCGAAGGCACTGACGGCACGGTCGACAAGGACGGCCACGGAACCGGGATGGCGAGCCTTGTCGCCGGTCATGGCCACGGTGACAACGCCGGGATCATGGGATTGGCCCCGAAGGCCAAGATCCTTCCGGTCCGGGTGAGTTGGAGCACTGAGGGTGCGATGGCACAGAGTGGCTTGGCCAAGGGCATCCGGTTCGCCGTTGACCATGGCGCCAAGGTGATCAACATGTCGATCGGCGGCTACTCGGGGACCGACCAGGAGACCAGAACGGCGGTCAAGTATGCCGTCGACCACGATGTGGTCCTCGTGGCGTCGACCGGAAACAGCGGACAGCAAGCTGCCCCCGTCGAGTACCCGGCCGCGTATCCGGGAGTGGTGGCGGTCGGTGCGGTCGACCGGCAGGGACACCTGTGGGAGAAATCCACCTACGGACCGGAGACCACACTGGCGGGCCCTGGGGCGGAGATCTACCGGGCAAGTGCGAAGTCCTCAACGGGGTACGGGGTCGCCAACGGTACCTCGGATGCCTCTGCCTATGTGTCCGCCACTGCCGCACTGATTCGGGCGAAGAATCCGAATCTGTCGGCCGGGCAGGTGATCAATCGGATGATCAAGTCGGCTACGCCCGCCTCGGACGGAGCGACGGTGCCGAACGACCGGTACGGGTATGGGATCCTCGACCCCGCTAAGGCGTTGGCGGCGAATCCGGGTGTGGACAACGGGCCCCGTGAGAATCCGTTGGTGGGGCGGCACGAATCGCAGGGCGCGCCGCCGGCTGATGATTCGACGGACGAGGCTGTGGCGCCAGGAGCGGACGGCGGGGGGAGCAGCGGAAGCGGGACGGCTGTTGTCGTCGGGGCGGCGGCCGCCGGAGGGGTGCTCGTGCTGGGGCTGTCGGTGTTTGCGGTGGTGCGGGGGCGGCGGAGGCGGTGGTGA
- a CDS encoding DinB family protein: MSTSENTAGAAAGEIVPDTKDWTWVLERRCPDCGLDTPGVVREDVAGMIRANAAGWLAVLAGEEDGLRRRPEAGVWSELEYACHVRDVFRLFDVRLGLMLDLDDPVFPNWDQDGTAVAERYGEQQPKVVAAELAEAAEALAAAFERVAGEQWQRTGNRSDGARFTVESFARYLIHDPVHHLYDVTGERV; this comes from the coding sequence ATGAGCACTTCTGAGAACACCGCTGGCGCTGCCGCCGGGGAGATCGTCCCCGACACCAAGGACTGGACGTGGGTGCTGGAACGCCGGTGCCCGGACTGCGGGTTGGACACCCCCGGGGTGGTGCGCGAGGACGTGGCGGGGATGATCCGGGCCAATGCGGCGGGCTGGCTGGCGGTGCTGGCCGGGGAGGAGGACGGGCTGCGCCGCCGGCCGGAGGCGGGCGTCTGGTCGGAGCTGGAGTACGCGTGCCACGTCCGGGACGTCTTCCGGCTGTTCGACGTCCGGCTGGGCCTGATGCTGGACCTGGACGACCCGGTGTTCCCGAACTGGGACCAGGACGGGACGGCCGTCGCCGAGCGGTACGGCGAGCAGCAGCCGAAGGTGGTGGCGGCGGAGTTGGCGGAGGCCGCGGAGGCGCTGGCCGCGGCCTTCGAGCGGGTGGCCGGCGAGCAGTGGCAGCGGACCGGGAACCGCAGTGACGGGGCGCGGTTCACGGTGGAGTCGTTCGCCCGGTACCTGATCCACGACCCGGTGCATCACCTGTACGACGTCACGGGCGAGCGGGTCTGA
- a CDS encoding isochorismatase family protein, which produces MHRALIVVDVQNDFCEGGSLAVAGGAEVAAAITDLIAESSPGYQHILATRDHHIDPGDHFSTQPDYVDSWPSHCVAGTEGVGFHPNFAPAVISGAVEAVFDKGAYSAAYSGFEGLDENNRGPVEWLRERQVDEVDVVGIATDHCVRATALDAARAGFTTRVLLDLTAGVAAETTSAALEELRAAGVELVGTPVVRS; this is translated from the coding sequence ATGCACCGGGCACTGATCGTCGTCGACGTGCAGAACGACTTCTGCGAGGGCGGCAGCCTGGCCGTCGCCGGCGGCGCCGAGGTGGCCGCCGCCATCACCGACCTCATCGCCGAGTCCTCCCCCGGCTACCAGCACATCCTCGCCACCCGCGACCACCACATCGACCCGGGCGACCACTTCTCCACCCAGCCGGACTACGTCGACAGCTGGCCGTCGCACTGCGTGGCCGGCACCGAGGGCGTGGGTTTCCACCCCAACTTCGCGCCCGCCGTCATCTCCGGCGCGGTCGAGGCGGTCTTCGACAAGGGCGCCTACTCGGCGGCGTACAGCGGCTTCGAGGGGCTGGACGAGAACAACCGCGGCCCGGTGGAGTGGCTGCGCGAGCGGCAGGTCGACGAGGTCGACGTGGTGGGCATCGCCACCGACCACTGCGTGCGGGCGACCGCGCTGGACGCGGCCCGGGCGGGCTTCACCACCCGCGTCCTGCTGGACCTCACCGCCGGGGTGGCCGCGGAGACCACCTCCGCCGCGCTGGAGGAGCTGCGGGCGGCCGGCGTCGAGCTGGTCGGCACCCCGGTGGTCCGGTCCTAG
- a CDS encoding nicotinate phosphoribosyltransferase: protein MDATSVRAAGSTALLTDRYELTMLQAALRSGAAHRHSVFEVFTRRLPGGRRYGVMAGTGRVLDAVEAFRFSTAQLDWLAGQGVVDEDTLRYLADYRFRGDIHGYPEGEVYFPGSPLLTVEGSFAEAVILETVILSILNHDSAIAAAASRMTAAAGGRPVIEMGARRAHEQAAVSAARAAYVAGFAATSDLEAGFTHGIPTTGTAAHAFTLVHDSERDAFRAQIASMGKGTTLLVDTFDLREAVRTAVEVAGPELGAVRIDSGDLTLLAHRVRRQLDELGAEKTRIIVTSDLDEYAIAALAAAPVDGYGVGTSLVTGSGHPTCAMVYKLVARAETEGGPLVPVAKRAAGGKTSIGGRKWAARRPDAEGVAEAEVVGTGPVPEELRPHLVQVPLVLAGETVGREPLSAARERHVRARAALPLSATQLSKGDPVLPTELALPADPAH, encoded by the coding sequence ATGGACGCCACTTCCGTGCGCGCGGCCGGCTCGACCGCGCTCCTCACCGACCGCTACGAGCTCACCATGCTGCAGGCCGCCCTGCGCAGCGGGGCCGCGCACCGCCACTCCGTCTTCGAGGTCTTCACCCGCCGTCTGCCGGGCGGCCGCCGCTACGGCGTCATGGCCGGCACCGGCCGGGTGCTCGACGCCGTCGAGGCCTTCCGCTTCTCCACCGCCCAACTGGACTGGCTGGCCGGCCAGGGCGTGGTCGACGAGGACACCCTGCGCTACCTCGCCGACTACCGCTTCCGCGGCGACATCCACGGCTACCCCGAGGGCGAGGTCTACTTCCCCGGCTCGCCGCTGCTCACCGTCGAGGGCAGCTTCGCCGAGGCGGTGATCCTGGAGACGGTGATTCTCTCGATCCTCAACCACGACTCGGCGATCGCGGCCGCCGCCTCCCGGATGACGGCCGCCGCCGGCGGCCGCCCGGTCATCGAGATGGGCGCCCGCCGGGCCCACGAGCAGGCTGCCGTCTCCGCCGCCCGGGCCGCGTACGTGGCCGGGTTCGCCGCCACCTCCGACCTGGAGGCCGGTTTCACCCACGGCATCCCGACCACCGGCACCGCCGCCCACGCCTTCACCCTGGTCCACGACAGCGAACGGGACGCCTTCCGCGCGCAGATCGCCTCGATGGGCAAGGGCACCACGCTGCTCGTCGACACCTTCGACCTGCGCGAGGCCGTACGCACCGCCGTCGAGGTGGCCGGCCCCGAACTGGGCGCCGTCCGGATCGACTCCGGCGACCTCACCCTCCTCGCCCACCGGGTCCGCCGCCAGCTCGACGAACTGGGCGCCGAGAAGACCAGGATCATCGTCACCTCGGACCTGGACGAGTACGCGATCGCCGCCCTGGCCGCCGCCCCGGTCGACGGCTACGGCGTCGGCACCAGCCTGGTCACCGGCAGCGGCCACCCGACCTGCGCCATGGTCTACAAGCTCGTCGCCCGGGCCGAGACCGAGGGCGGACCGCTGGTCCCGGTCGCCAAGCGCGCGGCCGGCGGCAAGACCAGCATCGGCGGCCGCAAGTGGGCGGCCCGCCGGCCCGACGCCGAGGGCGTGGCCGAGGCCGAGGTGGTCGGCACCGGGCCCGTCCCGGAGGAACTGCGGCCGCACCTGGTGCAGGTGCCGCTGGTGCTGGCCGGCGAGACCGTCGGCCGGGAGCCGCTGAGCGCCGCCCGCGAACGGCACGTCCGGGCCCGGGCCGCACTGCCGCTGTCGGCCACCCAGCTCTCCAAGGGCGACCCGGTGCTGCCGACCGAACTGGCCCTGCCGGCCGACCCGGCCCACTGA
- the clpS gene encoding ATP-dependent Clp protease adapter ClpS has translation MSVAPAEIERPEVEGLPVAEPDTPWVTIVHNDAVNLMSYVQYVFQAYFGYPKDKARKLMMDVHTKGRAVVSNGSREEMERDVQAMHGYGLWATLQHD, from the coding sequence GTGAGTGTCGCGCCCGCGGAGATCGAGCGCCCCGAGGTCGAGGGGCTGCCGGTGGCAGAACCGGACACGCCCTGGGTGACCATCGTGCACAACGACGCGGTCAACCTGATGAGCTACGTCCAGTACGTCTTCCAGGCCTACTTCGGCTACCCGAAGGACAAGGCCCGGAAGCTGATGATGGACGTCCACACCAAGGGGCGGGCGGTGGTCTCCAACGGTTCCCGCGAGGAGATGGAGCGCGACGTCCAGGCGATGCACGGCTACGGCCTCTGGGCGACGCTGCAGCACGACTGA
- a CDS encoding DUF2017 domain-containing protein — MAGLFESTGGGGAVIALDEWEASILRSLEVQVLELIGPGPGGEGGDPLAALFAEGPTEAPADPVLARFFPDAYGDPEKPDDGEAEAASGEFRRFTELDLRARKRDDALFVIRALDGLGGGGVLKLGTEDCPRWLGALNDLRLALGVRLEVTEDDEDGLYDLPDGDERKPLVMAYLWLGALQESLLEAMAG, encoded by the coding sequence ATGGCTGGGTTGTTCGAGAGCACCGGCGGTGGCGGCGCGGTGATCGCGCTGGACGAGTGGGAGGCCTCCATCCTGCGCTCGCTGGAAGTGCAGGTGTTGGAGCTGATCGGCCCCGGGCCGGGCGGGGAGGGCGGCGACCCGCTGGCCGCGCTGTTCGCCGAGGGGCCGACCGAGGCGCCCGCCGATCCGGTGCTGGCCCGGTTCTTCCCCGACGCCTACGGCGATCCGGAGAAGCCGGACGACGGCGAGGCCGAGGCGGCGTCCGGGGAGTTCCGCCGCTTCACCGAGCTGGACCTGCGGGCCCGCAAGCGGGACGACGCGCTGTTCGTCATCCGGGCGCTGGACGGGCTCGGCGGTGGCGGGGTGCTCAAGCTGGGCACCGAGGACTGCCCGCGCTGGCTGGGCGCGCTGAACGACCTGCGGCTGGCCCTCGGCGTCCGGCTGGAGGTCACCGAGGACGACGAGGACGGCCTCTACGACCTGCCGGACGGCGACGAGCGCAAGCCGCTGGTGATGGCGTACCTGTGGCTGGGGGCGCTGCAGGAGTCGCTGCTGGAGGCGATGGCCGGGTGA
- a CDS encoding amino acid permease, with protein MAEKLSDEVVDTTPDEEGYERGLGSRQIQMIAIGGAIGTGLFLGAGTAISKSGPSLILSYAVAGLVIFVIMRALGELLTYRPVSGSFAEYAREFLGPFAGYVTGWTYWLFWVVTGMAETTAAAVYVKFWAPDIPQWLSALTFLVILYAANLISVKVFGEIEFWFSMVKVTAIIGMILIGIGVLTLGFSKAGDTASVSNLWENGGFFPKGIGATVMTLQIVMFAYLGVELVGVTAGESENPEKTLPRAINTLPWRIALFYIGALVVILSLVPWTEFQPGVSPFVAAFGKIGIPAAAGIINFVVLTAALSSCNSGMYSTGRMLRDLALRGQAPGRLTKLNSRRSPAVAITVSCLLMGVGVVLNGLVPERAFEYITSVATVCGLWTWAMILISQIRYRKAWKGGHLPRPTFKAPGGAWVSWAALAFLALVVVLIALDEDNRISLYVFPAWAVLLVVGYRFLERRNPQAVHATAHDHLPARDAG; from the coding sequence ATGGCCGAGAAGTTGTCCGACGAAGTCGTCGACACCACTCCGGACGAAGAGGGCTACGAGCGGGGACTCGGAAGCCGCCAGATCCAGATGATCGCCATCGGCGGCGCCATCGGCACCGGCCTCTTCCTCGGTGCCGGCACCGCGATCTCCAAGTCCGGCCCGAGCCTGATCCTCTCCTACGCCGTCGCCGGCCTGGTGATCTTCGTGATCATGCGGGCCCTCGGCGAACTGCTCACCTACCGCCCGGTCTCCGGCAGTTTCGCCGAGTACGCCCGGGAGTTCCTCGGCCCCTTCGCCGGCTACGTCACCGGCTGGACGTACTGGCTGTTCTGGGTCGTCACCGGCATGGCCGAGACCACCGCAGCCGCCGTGTACGTGAAGTTCTGGGCGCCGGACATCCCGCAGTGGCTCAGCGCGCTGACCTTCCTGGTCATCCTCTACGCGGCCAACCTGATCTCGGTGAAGGTGTTCGGCGAGATCGAGTTCTGGTTCTCCATGGTCAAGGTCACCGCCATCATCGGCATGATCCTGATCGGCATAGGGGTGCTCACCCTGGGCTTCAGCAAGGCCGGTGACACCGCGTCGGTCAGCAACCTGTGGGAGAACGGCGGCTTCTTCCCCAAGGGCATCGGCGCCACCGTGATGACCCTGCAGATCGTCATGTTCGCCTACCTGGGCGTCGAACTCGTCGGCGTCACCGCGGGCGAGAGCGAGAACCCCGAGAAGACCCTGCCGCGGGCCATCAACACCCTGCCCTGGCGCATCGCGCTGTTCTACATCGGCGCCCTGGTCGTCATCCTCTCGCTCGTCCCGTGGACCGAATTCCAGCCCGGCGTCAGCCCGTTCGTCGCCGCCTTCGGCAAGATCGGCATCCCCGCCGCGGCCGGCATCATCAACTTCGTGGTGCTCACCGCCGCGCTGTCCTCCTGCAACTCCGGCATGTACTCCACCGGCCGGATGCTGCGCGACCTCGCGCTGCGCGGCCAGGCCCCCGGGCGGCTCACCAAGCTCAACTCCCGCCGCAGCCCGGCCGTCGCGATCACCGTCTCCTGCCTGCTGATGGGCGTCGGCGTGGTGCTCAACGGCCTCGTCCCGGAGCGGGCGTTCGAGTACATCACCTCGGTCGCCACCGTCTGCGGCCTGTGGACCTGGGCGATGATCCTGATCTCCCAGATCCGCTACCGCAAGGCCTGGAAGGGCGGCCACCTGCCGCGGCCCACCTTCAAGGCGCCCGGCGGCGCCTGGGTCAGCTGGGCCGCGCTCGCCTTCCTCGCCCTGGTCGTCGTCCTGATCGCCCTCGACGAGGACAACCGGATCTCGCTGTACGTCTTCCCGGCCTGGGCCGTCCTGCTGGTGGTCGGCTACCGCTTCCTCGAACGCCGCAACCCGCAGGCCGTCCACGCCACCGCCCACGACCACCTGCCCGCCCGCGACGCCGGCTGA